One Spiroplasma endosymbiont of Cantharis nigra DNA segment encodes these proteins:
- a CDS encoding ABC transporter permease, which yields MKKVIPGIWIIKYSFKSIIKERSFIIFNGLYLLFSLLIAIYSVFQRNNSSFLLIFDYYVLLTIFIILFILCLRLAQYFYVVKRDDKTLNIIVTQQLSRAKLFSYQFIAFILLMFFNISITYLLINLINMLFLVQVNFFLLRVTTTYFVYAFISCLFLINFFLLISLFASIQVSTIIATLILASSFISNLPYTFLIQGEENKSITFSYKNANTVMSVNEIYDSYNLKNHVLNKRIKYSNLSFEIYNNFIDNQFETDPNSINNNFSNASSIEKRINFWLDLGIIEEKQQIVELSEPTKIIAVNNSSQLSKWKGDEVNLKFELKYRFLTVEELENKIKANSFSKEKEQIIKEFIEFTNFITKINNNFQDKFYNLFDVFIFLNEKDNIEKNYIKNVTKPEEEKMLLNDKNIVEIYQSYFSFSDNKLRLESSKVSNLIQETLFFPTMLSIRILENYFIRYTNNMVIFENSSVIKNENWKKYIKSRNLYNISFQLNFISNMLQNYTYFGGRSYDHIWFEPESSSKIYFNKQDNLFISQPSYVFKIDSDYKLDSQTYNNFIEPYYYVIFQAMIAIINYYVAKNKFRKLDLTG from the coding sequence ATGAAAAAAGTCATACCAGGAATATGAATAATAAAATATAGTTTTAAATCAATTATAAAAGAGCGCTCTTTTATAATTTTTAATGGACTATATTTATTATTTTCTTTATTGATAGCAATCTATTCAGTTTTTCAAAGGAATAATAGTAGTTTCTTACTAATTTTTGATTATTATGTTTTATTAACTATATTTATAATATTATTTATTTTATGTTTACGATTGGCTCAATATTTTTATGTTGTAAAAAGAGATGATAAGACTTTAAATATAATAGTCACTCAACAATTATCAAGAGCTAAATTATTTAGTTATCAATTTATTGCATTTATTTTATTAATGTTTTTTAATATATCAATTACATATTTATTGATAAATCTTATTAATATGCTTTTTTTAGTGCAAGTAAATTTCTTTTTATTAAGAGTTACAACAACTTATTTTGTTTATGCTTTTATAAGCTGTTTATTTTTAATTAATTTTTTTCTACTAATATCTTTATTTGCAAGTATTCAAGTTTCAACTATTATAGCAACTTTAATATTGGCAAGTTCCTTTATTAGTAATTTACCTTATACTTTTTTAATCCAAGGTGAAGAAAATAAAAGCATAACTTTTTCTTATAAAAATGCAAATACCGTTATGTCTGTCAATGAGATATATGATTCTTATAATCTTAAAAATCATGTTTTAAATAAAAGGATTAAATATTCTAATTTGAGTTTTGAAATATATAACAATTTTATAGATAATCAATTTGAAACAGATCCAAATTCAATAAATAATAATTTTAGTAATGCTTCTAGCATTGAAAAAAGAATTAATTTTTGATTGGATTTGGGAATTATAGAAGAAAAGCAACAGATAGTAGAATTAAGCGAGCCTACAAAAATTATTGCAGTAAATAATAGTTCACAATTATCAAAATGAAAAGGTGATGAAGTTAATTTAAAGTTTGAATTAAAGTATAGATTCTTAACAGTTGAAGAGTTAGAAAATAAAATTAAAGCAAATTCCTTTAGTAAAGAAAAAGAACAAATTATTAAAGAGTTTATTGAATTTACAAATTTTATAACAAAAATTAATAATAATTTTCAAGATAAGTTTTATAATTTATTCGATGTATTTATTTTTCTTAATGAAAAAGATAATATTGAGAAAAATTATATAAAAAATGTTACCAAACCAGAGGAAGAAAAAATGTTATTAAATGATAAAAACATAGTAGAAATTTATCAAAGCTATTTCTCATTTTCTGATAATAAATTGAGATTGGAAAGTTCTAAAGTAAGTAATTTAATACAGGAAACATTATTTTTTCCAACAATGTTAAGTATTAGAATTTTAGAAAATTATTTTATACGTTATACAAATAATATGGTTATTTTTGAAAATAGCAGTGTAATTAAAAACGAAAATTGAAAGAAGTATATTAAATCAAGAAATTTATATAATATTTCATTTCAACTTAATTTTATTTCCAATATGTTGCAAAATTATACATATTTTGGTGGGAGAAGCTATGATCATATATGATTTGAACCAGAGAGTTCAAGTAAAATATACTTTAATAAGCAAGATAACTTGTTTATTTCTCAGCCATCTTATGTGTTTAAAATTGATTCAGACTATAAATTAGATTCTCAAACATATAATAATTTCATTGAACCTTATTATTATGTAATTTTTCAAGCTATGATTGCTATTATTAATTATTATGTTGCAAAAAATAAATTTAGAAAGTTAGATTTAACAGGGTAA
- a CDS encoding ABC transporter permease, which translates to MKKIIPGIWIIKYSFKSIIKERSFIIFNGLYLLFSLLIAIYSVFQRNNSSFLLIFDYYVLLTIFIILFILCLRLAQYFYVVKRDDKTLNIIVTQQLSRAKLFSYQFMAFILLMFFNISITYLLINLINMLFLVQVNFFLLRVTTTYFIYAFISCLFLINFFLLISLFANIQVSTIIATLILASSFISNLPYTFLIQGEENKSITFSYKNANTAMSVNEIYDSYNLKNHVLNKKIKYSNLSFEIYNNFIDNQFETDPNSINNNFSNASSIQKRINFWLDLGIVEEKQQIVELNEPTKIIAVNNNSQLSKWKGDEVNLKFELKYRFLTVEELENKIKANSFSKEKEKIIKEFIEFTNFIIKINNNFQDKFYDLFDVFIFLNEKDNIEKNYIKNVTKPEEEKMLLNDKNIVEIYQSYFSFSDNKLRLESSKVSNLIQETLFFPTMLSIRILENYFIRYTNNMVIFENSSVIKNENWTKYIKSRNLYNISFQFNFISNMLQNYTYFGGRSYDHIWFEPESSSKIYFNKQDNLFISQPSYVFKIDSDNKLDSETYNNFIKPYYYVIFQAIIAIINYYVAKSKFRKLDLTG; encoded by the coding sequence ATGAAAAAAATCATACCAGGAATATGAATAATAAAATATAGTTTTAAATCAATTATAAAAGAGCGATCTTTTATAATTTTTAATGGACTATATTTATTATTTTCTTTATTAATAGCAATTTACTCAGTTTTTCAAAGGAATAATAGCAGCTTCTTACTAATTTTTGATTATTATGTTTTATTAACTATTTTTATAATATTATTTATTTTATGCTTGCGATTAGCTCAATATTTTTATGTTGTAAAAAGAGATGATAAGACTTTAAATATAATAGTCACTCAACAATTATCAAGAGCTAAATTATTTAGTTATCAATTTATGGCATTTATTTTATTAATGTTTTTTAATATATCAATTACGTATTTATTGATAAATCTTATTAATATGCTTTTTTTAGTGCAAGTAAATTTCTTTTTACTAAGAGTTACAACAACTTATTTTATTTATGCTTTTATAAGTTGCTTATTTTTAATTAATTTTTTTCTACTAATATCTTTATTTGCAAATATTCAAGTTTCAACTATTATAGCAACTTTAATATTGGCAAGTTCTTTTATTAGTAATTTACCTTATACTTTTTTAATCCAAGGTGAAGAAAATAAAAGCATAACTTTTTCCTATAAAAATGCAAATACCGCCATGTCAGTCAATGAGATATATGATTCTTATAATCTTAAAAATCATGTTTTAAATAAAAAAATTAAATACTCTAATTTGAGTTTTGAAATATATAACAATTTTATAGATAATCAATTTGAAACAGATCCAAATTCAATAAATAATAATTTTAGTAATGCTTCTAGCATTCAAAAAAGAATTAATTTTTGATTGGATTTGGGCATTGTAGAAGAAAAGCAACAGATAGTAGAATTAAATGAACCTACAAAAATTATTGCAGTAAATAATAATTCACAATTATCAAAATGAAAAGGTGATGAAGTTAATTTAAAGTTTGAATTAAAGTATAGATTCTTAACAGTTGAAGAGTTAGAAAATAAAATTAAAGCAAATTCCTTTAGTAAAGAAAAAGAAAAAATTATTAAAGAGTTTATTGAATTTACAAATTTTATAATAAAAATTAATAATAATTTTCAAGATAAGTTTTATGATTTATTTGATGTATTTATTTTTCTTAATGAAAAAGATAATATTGAGAAAAACTATATAAAAAATGTTACCAAGCCAGAGGAAGAAAAAATGTTATTAAATGATAAAAATATAGTAGAAATTTATCAAAGCTATTTCTCATTTTCTGATAATAAATTGAGATTGGAAAGTTCTAAAGTTAGTAATTTAATACAAGAAACACTATTTTTCCCAACAATGTTAAGTATTAGAATTTTAGAAAACTATTTTATACGTTATACAAATAATATGGTTATTTTTGAAAATAGTAGTGTAATTAAAAACGAAAATTGAACAAAATATATTAAATCAAGAAATTTATATAATATTTCATTTCAATTTAATTTTATTTCCAATATGTTGCAAAACTATACATATTTTGGTGGGAGAAGCTATGATCATATATGATTTGAACCAGAGAGTTCAAGTAAAATATACTTTAATAAGCAAGATAACTTGTTTATTTCTCAGCCATCTTATGTGTTTAAAATTGATTCAGACAATAAATTGGATTCTGAAACATATAATAATTTCATTAAACCTTATTATTATGTAATTTTTCAAGCCATAATTGCTATTATTAATTATTATGTTGCAAAAAGTAAATTTAGAAAGTTAGATTTAACAGGATAA
- a CDS encoding ABC transporter permease, translating into MKKIIPGIWIIKYSFKSIIKERSFIIFNGLYLLFSFLIAIYSVFQRNNSNFLLIFDYFVLLTIFIILFILCLRLAQYFYVVKRDDKTLNIIVTQQLSRAKLFSYQFMAFILLMFFNILITYLLINLINMLFLVQVNFFLLRVTTTYFVYAFISCLFLINFFLLISLFANIQVSTIIATLILASSFISNLPYTFLIQGEENKSITFSYKNANTAMSVNEIYDSYNLKNHVLNKKIKYSNLSFEIYNNFIDNQFETDPNSINNNFSNASSIQKRINFWLDLGIVEEKQQIVELNEPTKIIAVNNNSQLSKWKGDEVNLKFELKYRFLTVEELENKIKANSFSKEQEKIIKEFIEFTNFIIKINNNFQDKFYDLFDVFIFLNEKDNIEKNYIKNVTKPEEEKMLLNDKNIVEIYQSYFSFSDNKLRLESSKVSNLIQETLFFPTMLSIRILENYFIRYTNNMVIFENSSVIKNENWTKYIKSRNLYNISFQFNFISNMLQNYTYFGGRSYDHIWFEPESSSKIYFNKQDNLFISQPSYVFKIDSDNKLDSQTYNNFIKPYYYVIFQAIITIINYYVAKNKFRKLDLTG; encoded by the coding sequence ATGAAAAAAATTATACCAGGCATTTGAATAATAAAATATAGTTTTAAATCTATTATAAAAGAGAGATCTTTTATAATATTTAATGGACTATATTTATTGTTTTCTTTTCTAATTGCAATTTATTCAGTTTTTCAAAGAAATAATAGTAATTTCTTGTTAATTTTTGATTACTTTGTTCTATTAACTATTTTTATAATATTATTTATTTTATGTTTACGATTGGCTCAATATTTTTATGTTGTGAAAAGAGACGATAAGACTTTAAATATAATAGTCACTCAGCAATTATCAAGAGCTAAATTATTTAGTTATCAATTTATGGCATTTATTTTATTAATGTTTTTTAATATATTAATTACGTATTTATTGATAAATCTTATTAATATGCTTTTTTTAGTGCAAGTAAATTTCTTTTTACTAAGAGTTACAACAACTTATTTTGTTTATGCTTTTATAAGTTGCTTATTTTTAATTAATTTTTTTCTACTAATATCTTTATTTGCAAATATTCAAGTTTCAACTATTATAGCAACTTTAATATTGGCAAGTTCTTTTATTAGTAATTTACCTTATACTTTTTTAATCCAAGGTGAAGAAAATAAAAGCATAACTTTTTCTTATAAAAATGCAAATACCGCCATGTCAGTCAATGAGATATATGATTCTTATAATCTTAAAAATCATGTTTTAAATAAAAAAATTAAATACTCTAATTTGAGTTTTGAAATATATAACAATTTTATAGATAATCAATTTGAAACAGATCCAAATTCAATAAATAATAATTTTAGTAATGCTTCTAGCATTCAAAAAAGAATTAATTTTTGATTGGATTTGGGCATTGTAGAAGAAAAGCAACAGATAGTAGAATTAAATGAACCTACAAAAATTATTGCAGTAAATAATAATTCACAATTATCAAAATGAAAAGGTGATGAAGTTAATTTAAAGTTTGAATTAAAGTATAGATTCTTAACAGTTGAAGAGTTAGAAAATAAAATTAAAGCAAATTCCTTTAGTAAAGAACAAGAAAAAATTATTAAAGAGTTTATTGAATTTACAAATTTTATAATAAAAATTAATAATAATTTTCAAGATAAGTTCTATGATTTATTTGATGTATTTATTTTTCTTAATGAAAAGGATAATATTGAGAAAAACTATATAAAAAATGTTACCAAGCCAGAGGAAGAAAAAATGTTATTAAATGATAAAAACATAGTGGAAATTTATCAAAGCTATTTCTCATTTTCTGATAATAAATTGAGATTGGAAAGTTCTAAAGTAAGTAATTTAATACAAGAAACATTATTTTTTCCAACAATGTTAAGTATTAGAATTTTAGAAAACTATTTTATACGTTATACAAATAATATGGTTATTTTTGAAAATAGCAGTGTAATTAAAAACGAAAATTGAACAAAATATATTAAATCAAGAAATTTATATAATATTTCATTTCAATTTAATTTTATTTCCAATATGTTGCAAAATTATACATATTTTGGTGGGAGAAGCTATGATCATATATGATTTGAACCAGAGAGTTCAAGTAAAATATACTTTAATAAGCAAGATAACTTGTTTATTTCTCAGCCATCTTATGTGTTTAAAATTGATTCAGACAACAAATTAGATTCTCAAACATATAATAATTTCATTAAACCTTATTATTATGTAATTTTTCAAGCCATAATTACTATTATTAATTATTATGTTGCAAAAAATAAATTTAGAAAGTTAGATTTAACAGGATAA
- a CDS encoding ABC transporter ATP-binding protein, which produces MEEIIKFENYIKKFKKKAIGPLNCSIQKGRITALLGSSGSGKTVVINSLLGIIKEFKGDIKIENISRKKGKYFLVNNKIGYYTQMDFSLYVVSAYKFLLDMCIMMGLTKDISKKRIEYWMKYFDIWESRNKPIRSFSWGMKNRMNLILCFIKEPEIIILDEPGANLDSYWRNKIKTLLMEAKIDGKTIIVTVHNIDEIADIIDDFIIIDNGKNIFNGSAEKLNVYSKYKVYISEQFEVQNFRNFLSNNNIKCFKYDDIENSLVVAIENFKQLNFLFLYLIKNNLPLKNLLKLPINMEAIYKALEN; this is translated from the coding sequence ATGGAAGAAATAATAAAATTTGAAAATTATATAAAAAAATTTAAAAAGAAAGCTATTGGTCCTTTGAATTGTTCAATTCAAAAAGGAAGAATAACAGCTTTGCTTGGAAGTAGTGGTAGTGGTAAAACTGTTGTAATCAATTCATTATTAGGAATAATTAAGGAATTTAAAGGAGATATTAAAATTGAAAATATCTCTAGAAAAAAGGGCAAATACTTTTTGGTAAATAATAAAATAGGCTATTATACTCAAATGGATTTTTCATTATATGTTGTAAGTGCCTATAAATTTTTATTGGATATGTGTATAATGATGGGTCTAACTAAAGATATTTCAAAAAAAAGAATTGAATATTGAATGAAATATTTTGATATTTGAGAGTCAAGAAATAAGCCAATTAGAAGTTTTTCATGAGGAATGAAAAATAGAATGAACTTAATATTGTGTTTTATTAAAGAGCCAGAAATTATTATTCTTGATGAGCCTGGAGCTAATTTAGATTCGTATTGAAGAAATAAAATTAAAACATTATTGATGGAAGCTAAAATAGATGGCAAAACAATAATAGTTACTGTTCACAATATTGATGAAATAGCAGATATTATTGATGATTTCATAATTATTGATAATGGGAAAAACATTTTTAATGGTTCAGCCGAAAAATTAAATGTTTATTCAAAATATAAAGTATATATAAGTGAACAATTTGAAGTACAAAACTTTAGAAATTTCTTATCAAATAATAATATTAAATGTTTTAAATATGATGATATTGAAAATTCTTTAGTGGTTGCAATTGAGAATTTTAAGCAATTAAATTTCTTATTTTTATATTTGATTAAAAATAATTTGCCCTTAAAAAACTTGCTTAAATTGCCCATTAACATGGAAGCTATTTATAAAGCTTTGGAAAATTAA
- a CDS encoding ABC transporter ATP-binding protein, with amino-acid sequence MEQIIKFENYIKKFKKKVIGPLNCSIQKGRITALLGSSGSGKTVVINSLLGIIKEFKGDIKIENISRKKGKYFLVNNKIGYYTQMDFSLYVVSAYKFLLDMCIMMGLTKDISKKRIEYWMKYFDIWESRNKPIRSFSWGMKNRMNLILCFIKEPEIIILDEPGANLDSYWRNKIKTLLMDAKKDGKTIIVTVHNIDEIADIIDDFIIIDNGKNIFNGSAEKLNVYSKYKVYISEQFEVQNFRNFLLSNNIKSFKYDDIENSLVVAIENFKQLNFLFLYLIKNNLPLKNLLKLPINMEAIYKALEN; translated from the coding sequence ATGGAACAAATAATAAAATTTGAAAATTATATAAAAAAATTTAAAAAGAAAGTTATTGGTCCTTTGAATTGTTCAATTCAAAAAGGAAGAATAACAGCTTTGCTTGGAAGTAGTGGTAGTGGTAAAACTGTTGTAATTAATTCATTATTAGGAATAATTAAGGAATTTAAAGGAGATATTAAAATTGAAAATATCTCTAGAAAAAAAGGCAAATACTTTTTGGTAAATAATAAAATAGGCTATTATACTCAAATGGATTTTTCATTATATGTTGTAAGTGCCTATAAGTTTTTATTGGATATGTGTATAATGATGGGACTAACTAAAGATATTTCAAAAAAAAGAATTGAATATTGAATGAAATATTTTGATATTTGAGAGTCAAGAAATAAGCCAATTAGAAGTTTTTCATGAGGAATGAAAAATAGAATGAATTTAATATTGTGCTTTATTAAAGAACCAGAAATTATTATTCTTGATGAACCGGGAGCTAATTTAGATTCGTATTGAAGAAATAAAATTAAGACATTATTGATGGACGCTAAAAAAGATGGCAAAACAATAATAGTTACTGTTCACAATATTGATGAAATAGCAGATATTATTGATGATTTTATAATTATTGATAATGGGAAAAACATTTTTAATGGTTCAGCTGAAAAATTAAATGTTTATTCAAAATATAAAGTATACATAAGTGAACAATTTGAAGTACAAAACTTCAGAAATTTCTTATTAAGTAACAATATCAAATCCTTTAAATATGATGATATTGAAAATTCTTTAGTGGTTGCAATTGAGAATTTCAAACAACTAAACTTCTTATTTTTATATTTAATTAAAAATAATTTGCCCTTAAAGAACTTGCTTAAACTGCCCATTAATATGGAAGCTATTTATAAAGCTTTGGAAAATTAG
- a CDS encoding SemiSWEET family transporter → MILTSASKLLANDILGWVGFATSFSMLLPQVIKVCVTKNTKALSPIMFFLTFLNACIWTSYAFIKDPVDLQVGCANLSAMVASLFILSFIISNKVKDKMTLNRLKKDKKTNENLEEMSAMKIKNENELLSEEIINMQEKIEKLQENVEILEDQVEELEEKV, encoded by the coding sequence ATGATATTAACATCAGCTTCAAAATTACTGGCAAATGATATTCTTGGCTGAGTTGGTTTTGCAACAAGTTTTTCAATGCTATTGCCTCAAGTGATTAAGGTATGCGTGACTAAAAATACAAAAGCTCTATCTCCAATTATGTTCTTTTTAACTTTTCTAAATGCTTGTATTTGAACTAGTTATGCATTTATTAAAGATCCTGTTGACTTACAAGTAGGTTGCGCTAATTTATCTGCAATGGTAGCTTCACTCTTCATATTGTCCTTTATTATTTCAAATAAAGTAAAAGATAAAATGACCTTGAATAGACTTAAAAAAGATAAAAAGACAAATGAAAATTTGGAAGAGATGTCAGCTATGAAAATAAAAAATGAAAATGAATTACTAAGTGAAGAGATAATTAATATGCAAGAGAAAATTGAAAAACTTCAAGAAAATGTTGAAATACTTGAAGATCAAGTTGAAGAATTGGAAGAAAAAGTTTAA
- a CDS encoding ABC transporter ATP-binding protein: MEQIIKFENYIKKFKKKVIGPLNCSIQKGRITALLGSSGSGKTVVINSLLGIIKEFKGDIKIENISRKKGRYFLVNSKIGYYTQMDFSLYVVSAYKFLLDMCIVMGLTKDTSKKRIEYWMKYFDIWESRNKPIRSFSWGMKNRMNLILCFIKEPEIIILDEPGANLDSYWRNKIKTLLMDAKKDGKTIIVTVHNIDEIADIIDDFIIIDNGQDIFNGSAEKLNVYSKYKVYISEQFEVQNFRNFLLNNNIKSFKYDDIENSLVVAIENFKQLNFLFLYLIKNNLPLKNLLKLPINMEAIYKALEN, translated from the coding sequence ATGGAACAAATAATAAAATTTGAAAATTATATAAAAAAATTTAAAAAGAAAGTTATTGGTCCTTTGAATTGTTCAATTCAAAAAGGAAGAATAACAGCTTTGCTTGGAAGTAGTGGTAGTGGTAAAACTGTTGTAATCAATTCATTATTAGGAATAATTAAGGAATTTAAAGGAGATATTAAAATTGAAAATATCTCTAGAAAAAAGGGCAGATACTTTTTAGTAAATAGTAAAATAGGTTATTATACTCAAATGGATTTTTCATTATATGTTGTAAGTGCCTATAAGTTTTTATTGGATATGTGTATAGTGATGGGTCTAACTAAAGATACTTCAAAAAAAAGAATTGAATATTGAATGAAATATTTTGATATTTGAGAGTCAAGAAATAAGCCAATTAGAAGTTTTTCATGAGGAATGAAAAATAGAATGAATTTAATATTGTGTTTTATTAAAGAACCAGAAATTATTATTCTTGATGAACCGGGAGCTAATTTAGATTCGTATTGAAGAAATAAAATTAAAACATTATTGATGGACGCTAAAAAAGATGGCAAAACAATAATAGTTACTGTTCACAATATTGATGAAATAGCAGATATTATTGATGATTTTATAATTATTGATAATGGGCAAGACATATTTAATGGTTCAGCTGAAAAATTAAATGTTTATTCAAAATATAAAGTATACATAAGTGAACAATTTGAAGTACAAAACTTCAGAAATTTCCTATTAAATAACAATATCAAATCCTTTAAATATGATGATATTGAAAATTCTTTAGTAGTTGCAATTGAGAATTTCAAGCAACTAAACTTCTTATTTTTATATTTAATTAAAAATAATTTGCCCTTAAAAAACTTGCTTAAATTACCCATTAATATGGAAGCTATTTATAAAGCTTTGGAAAATTAA
- a CDS encoding lipoprotein: protein MKKLLSLLGTLSLVATSSATVIACGGDKTVDPKIPDDNSELIKELKVQSNDIFQKHLQNNVYKNLIGLPEMEVNNKFLTKNKIKQYQDKTVEEIDSYDLQQLEIDVNKVLDIPELTKSLNELKTINKYKILLNDVDTLVKNVIFDWETLVIKAYEKDGVYLGNVIVDYKIEVQYKGTTNIESFNISDNFKYTSTNNEALKKGSDDFYKGIAKDYFSSEDALDKKHTNLKWNDVKGSKDESDGYGNYDAEFKKYYQENAKTNGFETSMTNFIKNNYFSEISSTLPLSFEGDVIYKSSEMNKYSLFNTINTVKSYNDSNSIKFDYKTDEGRLMLNTVFRNDPNNSETQQSLVNNYFTSNNYKIWQDQYIISKQNFLKELSIDKESSIAQTNEFKSSLALGYVNLTGLSINLADGSYIHELPDFRIAVNYLIDVQQSDSKILDNMAKFSVNSLKVWHKTMGVAYGYQYPEYNSAQDFLMVIKSSNLTSRFVEKDKTTSGGNNNSFNFYSNFGLSDRFEFTEDRLNMLNQAKLPDNSIYSIGLQQKGLSSPTNVWNYTDFDWITGKNGLSLKWNNGTGNINNSLMLFDLGFINFYIDLDQITLGSKTLGEKDFIKFI from the coding sequence ATGAAAAAATTATTAAGTTTATTAGGTACATTAAGTCTAGTTGCTACAAGTAGTGCAACTGTAATAGCATGTGGTGGTGATAAAACAGTGGATCCAAAAATACCTGATGATAATAGTGAATTAATTAAGGAATTAAAGGTACAATCTAATGATATTTTTCAAAAACATTTACAAAATAATGTTTATAAAAATTTAATTGGTTTACCAGAAATGGAAGTAAACAATAAATTTTTAACTAAAAATAAAATTAAACAGTATCAAGATAAAACAGTAGAAGAAATTGACTCTTATGATTTACAACAGTTAGAAATTGATGTAAATAAGGTTTTAGATATTCCCGAGTTGACAAAATCATTAAATGAATTAAAAACAATAAATAAATATAAAATTCTTTTAAATGATGTTGATACTTTGGTTAAAAATGTAATTTTTGATTGAGAAACGTTAGTAATTAAAGCCTATGAAAAAGATGGTGTTTATTTGGGGAATGTAATTGTAGATTATAAAATTGAAGTTCAATATAAAGGAACTACTAATATTGAATCTTTTAATATTAGTGATAATTTTAAATATACTTCAACTAATAATGAGGCTTTAAAAAAGGGAAGTGATGATTTTTATAAAGGAATTGCAAAAGATTATTTTTCATCAGAAGATGCTCTTGACAAAAAACATACAAATTTAAAATGAAATGACGTTAAGGGTTCAAAAGATGAATCAGATGGTTATGGTAATTATGATGCCGAGTTTAAAAAATATTATCAAGAGAATGCTAAGACAAATGGTTTTGAAACTTCAATGACTAATTTTATTAAAAATAATTATTTTAGTGAAATAAGTAGTACATTGCCGCTTTCTTTTGAGGGAGATGTTATTTATAAATCTTCAGAAATGAATAAATATTCATTATTCAATACAATAAATACTGTAAAAAGTTATAATGATTCAAATTCAATTAAATTTGATTATAAAACTGATGAAGGAAGATTAATGCTGAATACTGTTTTTAGAAATGATCCAAATAATTCAGAAACACAACAATCATTAGTAAATAACTACTTTACAAGTAATAACTATAAAATCTGACAAGACCAATATATTATTTCAAAACAAAATTTCTTAAAAGAATTGTCAATTGATAAAGAATCTTCTATTGCTCAAACAAATGAGTTCAAAAGTTCATTGGCATTAGGATATGTTAATTTAACTGGCTTATCAATTAATTTAGCAGATGGTAGTTATATTCATGAGTTACCAGATTTTAGAATAGCAGTTAATTATTTAATTGATGTTCAGCAATCAGATAGTAAAATTTTAGATAATATGGCTAAATTTTCTGTAAATAGTTTAAAGGTTTGACATAAAACAATGGGAGTTGCTTATGGTTATCAATATCCTGAATATAATTCTGCTCAAGATTTTTTGATGGTCATTAAAAGCTCTAATTTAACTAGCAGATTTGTTGAAAAAGATAAAACAACAAGTGGAGGTAATAATAACTCATTTAATTTTTATTCAAATTTTGGTTTAAGTGATAGATTTGAATTTACAGAAGATAGATTAAATATGTTAAATCAAGCAAAACTTCCTGATAATTCAATATACTCAATAGGATTACAACAAAAAGGATTATCAAGTCCAACTAATGTATGAAACTATACAGACTTCGATTGAATTACAGGGAAAAATGGATTGAGCTTAAAATGAAATAATGGAACTGGAAATATAAATAATAGTCTTATGCTTTTTGATTTAGGTTTTATTAATTTCTATATTGATTTAGATCAAATAACATTAGGTTCAAAAACATTGGGTGAAAAAGACTTTATTAAATTTATATAA